The Chloroflexota bacterium DNA segment ACCATGGGCTTCCAGAACATCGGTCCCGCGTACTGGAACGGTGAAGCGGGTCGCCTTGGCCTGATCGAAGGCAGCGAGAAGTACAGCGATCCCCAGTACGTGGCGGTTTGGGACCAGCTGGCCAGGTGGCAGCCCTACATGCCCAGCGGTTTCCAGGCTCAAAGCTACCCCGACTCGCAGAATCTGTTTACCCTCGGACTGGCCGCCATCTACCCGGCCGGTTCCTGGGAGATCGCTCTGTTCAACGAGCAGGCAGACTTCGAGATGGGTGTCTTCCCGCCACCGAAGCCCGAGGGGCAGGATACCTGCTACATCAGCGATCACACCGACATCGCGCTGGGCATGAATCCGGCCACCGAGTACCCCGAGGCAGCCGAGGCTTTCCTCTCCTGGATGACCACGCCGGAGTTTGCATCGCTGTACAGCAATGCCCTGCCTGGCTTCTTCACCCTATCGGATCACGCCATCGAACTGGCCGATCCCATGGCCAACGAGTTCCTGAGCTGGCGCAACGACTGCCAGTCGACCATCCGCAATTCCTACCAGATCCTCGCCCGCGGGGAGCCTAACCTGGAAAACGAGCTCTGGCGAGTGAGCGCCCAGGTGATCAACGGCGACATCAGCGCCGAACAGGCGGCCCAGGAGATCCAGGATGGCCTGGAGAAGTGGTACCCGCCTCAGCAATAGACGCTTGAGGTCTTCACCTGGCAGCGGTTCATGCCGAATTGCTGCCAGGTGCCTTGACAATCTCAAGGGTTATTCAGTCAGGAAGGTTTTTTGGGTCTGGCTTGTTCGGCTTGTTCAGGGAAGGAGTTTCGTATGCAAGGATCCTCAGACAGCAGTGTGGGCCGGCGGGGTTTTCCCTGGCACATCGTCGTCTTTCTGGCGCCAGCGACCATCGTTTACACCATGTTCATGGTCTATCCGCTGCTGGACTCCATGCGCCTGAGCTTTTTCGCTACCGATCGGGCGGGCCAGGAGTTTTTCGTCGGGCTGCAGAACTACGTTACCCTCTTCACCGACGACCTGTGGCAGCCGCGCCTGTGGGGCGCGTTCTGGCACAATGTGGTATTCTTTCTGATTCACATGATCGTTCAGAACTCGATCGGGTTGCTATTGGCAGCGCTGCTGACCTCCCGAACAGTGCGCGCCGCCGGGGGCTTCCGTACAGTGTTTTTCCTTCCGACCATGCTATCGGTGGTCATTGTCGGTTTCATCTGGAAGTTGATCCTTAGCCCTCTCTGGGGCGTGGCGGAGGGAATGCTGAGCCTGGTGGGTCTGGAGTCGTTGTTCAAACCCTGGTTGGGTCTTGAGGGGCCGGCCCTGGTGGCTCTCGCCCTCATTTCCGTGTGGCAGTTCATCGGTATTCCGATGATGCTCTTTTTTGCCGCGTTGATAAGCATTCCGGACGAATTGATTGAGGCATCGACAGTCGACGGCGCCAACGGTTGGCAGGTGTTTTGGCGAATCAAATTCCCCTTGATCCTTCCGGTAGTTGGTATTGTCGCTGTTCTCACCTTTGTAGGCAACTTCAATGCCTTTGACCTGATCTATACCACTCAGGGTGCCCTGGCAGGGCCCAACTACTCCACCGATATCATGGGCACCTTTTTCTACCGTACCTTCTTCGGCCAACAGCTTCAGCTGGGCAATCCGACCATGGGCGCCGCCGTGGCAACTGTGATGTTTCTGATCATTTTGGCAGGCGTATTGCTCTATATGTTTGGCTACCAGCGACGTGTCCAGTCTTATGAGTTATAAAGGACCATTCGGATGAATTCCCACACGCTTCGCTCCTGGCTTGGAAAAATCCCTACCTATGCCCTGCTGCTGGGTGCCGCGGCTGTCGCTCTGTTTCCCATCGTGCTCATCATCATGAACTCCTTCAAGACACGCAAGGCCATCTTCCGGGCACCATGGCTTCCACCCACGGCTGAGACCTTCAGTACTGCGGGTTATGAGACGATCATAGAGCGGTCGAATTTTGGCCTCTACTTTGCCAACAGCCTGATCGTCGCCCTGGTATCGATGTTTCTGATCCTGTTGACCGGCGCCATGGCTGCGTATGCCCTGTCGGAGTATGAGTTTCGGGGAAATCGAATTCTGGGCCTCTATCTGGCTCTGGGCATTATGATTCCGATCCGTCTGGGCACAGTCAGCATCCTTCGCCTGATGGTCTCACTGCATCTCGTCAATACCTTGTTTGCGTTGATTCTGGTCTACACTGCTATGGGGTTGCCGCTGGCGATTTTTATACTCACTGAATTTATGCGTCAGGTACCAAGAGAACTCAAGGAGGCAGCTCGAATCGATGGGGCCAGCGAGTATCGCATTTTTCGCATTATTTTGCCCCTGGTGCGGCCTGCGATCGCAACCGTGGCGGTCTTCACAATGATCCCTGTCTGGAACGATCTATGGTTCCCCTTGATTCTGGCTCCTGGTGAAAAGACCAAGACCGTCACGCTGGGTGCCCAGCAGTTCCTGGGCCAGTTTGTCAGCGACTGGAATGCTGTGCTCTCATCGCTGACCCTTGCCATGGTGCCGGTGCTGATCATATACGTTATTTTCTCGCGGCAATTGATCAGCGGCCTGACCGCAGGAGCCGTTAAATAACCTGGAAGTAGCCAATAAAAGATGACAGACACATTTCGATTGATAAAACCTGACACACTGCCCCCGCTGGATGAAGGGTTCCGTCCGGCGGCGCTGGCTAACCGGGCCTTTCGCCAGGAGGTTGACGATTCTGGCGAGGGGGTTCCCCTGGTCATCGGATTGCAGCGCAGTGGCGATTCGCTCTCTCGTTTCGAGACCGTCGTGTTTCCCGAAGGACATCCGACGGCCAACGCCAATTTGTTCTACGTCGAACGCCTGGTGAAGTTTTTGCTCTGGAGCCGGGGCGGCTGGAAGGTGTTTGTCGGCGGCCCTGAGTCGATTGGGCAACACATCCACCAGGTTTATTCTTCGCAGGGCGCGCGCAGCTTCGACCATCACTTTATGGGACAGAAGGTCTACCAGAAGCCATTCACGGTGGTGACCTGCGCCGCCGGGCAGGTGCCGCCAGCCAATGAAGGAGGGCAAGCCCTGGGCCGCAACCTCCAGGGCGATCGAATCGGATTTGACCTGGGCGCCTCCGATGTGAAGGTGTCGGCAGTGGTCGATGGTGAAGCCATCTTCAGCACTGAAATTATTTGGGAACCGGTGGAGCAAGATGATCCCGGCTATCACTACGATCGCATCAAGACAGCGTTGGGTCTGGCCAGGTCCAAGTTGACCCGGCTGGATGCCATTGGCGGCAGCTCAGCCGGCGTCTATGTCGACAACCGGCCGCGGGTGGCTTCCCTGTTTCGCGGCATCCCCGATGAACGCTTCGATGAGGTTCGCGACATGTTCCTGCGCTTTCGCGATGAGTTTGGCGTGCCGCTGGAGATCGTCAACGACGGTGACGTGACTGCCCTGGCGGGATCGATGTCGCTGGAAGACAATGGTGTTCTGGGCATCGCCATGGGCTCCAGCGAGGCGGCAGGCTACGTCAACCTGGAGGGCAACATCACCGGCTGGTTGAATGAACTGGCCTTTGCACCGGTGGATTACCAGCCCGATGCACCGGTCGACGAATGGTCGGGAGACCGTGGTGTGGGTGCCCTCTACTTTTCTCAGCAGTGTGTCTTCCGCCTGGCGCCCAGGGTGGGCATCGTGTTGCCTGCCGGGGAGGGAGTGACCAAGGCCGCCCGGTTGAAGGTTGTTCAGGCCTGTCTGGAAAAGGGCCATGAGGGCGCCTTGCAGATTTGGCAGACCATCGGCACCTATCTGGGCTACAGCCTGGCTCATTATGCCGACTTCTATGAACTGCGACATGTTCTCATCCTTGGCCGGGTTACCTCGGGACAGGGCGGATGCCTGATCCTCGAAGGGGCAAGGCAGGTTCTCGAATCCGAGTTTCCTGAGCTGGCCGCCCGCATTGACATCCAATTGCCCGATGAAAAAAGCCGGCGCGTGGGACAGTCCATTGCCGCCGCCAGCCTTCCCAGGTTACAGGAGCTATGAAACCAAAACCAATGATATTGATCCAAAACGCCACGATCCTGACACCTCACCGGCAAATTGCCGGGGGTGCAGTTCTGATTGAGGGCCCGCGAATCCTGGCCGTGGGCAGGACCGGGCAGGCTACTCCATCCTCTGATACCCGCGTCATCGATGCCGGTGGTCTATGGCTGGTGCCTGGTTTCATCGACCTCCAGTTCAACGGTGGTTTCGGCCACGACTTCACAGCCGATCCGGAGAGCATCTGGTCGGTAGCGGAAAGATTGCCCCGCTTCGGCGTGACCTCGTTTTTGCCAACGATCATCTCCTCTCCCCTCGATAGGATCAGTCTGGGCCAGGAGGTCGTCCTGCGACAACCTCCTGGGGATTTCGCTGGCGCGATTCCGCTGGGGCTGCACATCGAGGGACCATTCTTGAATCGGCAGAAAAAGGGTGCCCACAATCCTGTCTATCTGCAGCCTCCCGATCTGAAAGTGGTGCAGGATTGGATGCCATCGACCGGTGTGCGCCTGGTATCGCTGGCACCTGAATTGCCGGGCGCCTTGGAGATGATCGAGGTTCTCGCAAGCCATGATGTCCTGGTGAGTGCGGCACACTCAATGGCAAGCTATGGCGAAACCATGGCCGCCATCGACGCGGGACTTCGCTACGGCACCCACCTTTTCAACGCCATGCCGCCGCTGGGTCACCGCGCGCCCGGTCTGCCAGGAGCGTTGCTGACCGATCCGAGGCCGGTGGTCGGCCTCATTGCCGATGGCATCCATACCCATCCCGCCATGATCAGCCTGGTATGGCAGATTCTGGGTAGCCGACGATTGAATCTGGTCACCGATGCCATGGCCGCCCTTGGCATGCCGGCGGGCAAGCACCTTCTGGGAGATTTCGATGTCACGGTTGACCAGATCAGCGCTCGCCTGGCCGACGGAACCCTGGCGGGCAGTATTCTGTCGCTTGACCAGGCGTTGCGAAACTTGATTGAGATTGCGGGCTGTTCTCTGTCAGAAGCGCTGCCAACGGTCACAGAAACGCCGGCCCGGGCCTTGAAGATCGAAAGCGATCGCGGGCAGATCGCAGCTGGTTATGTAGCCGACCTGGTGCTGCTCAGCCCTGAGCTGGAAGTTAGCACCACGATTGTCGAGGGACAGATCGTGTACGAAAAAATATGAGGAGCTGCTGAACATGGTCGATCTAAGATCCACTAATCTCTATCAGGAGATCCACGAGCAGCCTGCGGTGCTGGCCAGGTTATTGCAGGAAGAAGGGCAGACAACCGGGGCCCTGGCTGCTGAGATCAAAAAGCGGGATATCTGCCACGTGATCATTGCCGCGCGGGGGACCAGCGATAATGCGGCTCGCTACGCTCAGTATCTGCTGGGAGCCAGGAACAGCCTGCCGGTCGGGCTGGCGACACCGAGCCTTTTTACGATCTACGAGGAGCCGCCGCGCATGGGCAACGCGCTGGTCCTGGGTATCAGCCAGAGTGGCAAGAGCCCTGACATCGTGTCGGTGCTTGCCGAGGCCCAACGCCAGGGTGCTCTCACCGCAACCATCTCCAATTTCGCCGGGTCCGATCTTGGCAGGGCGGCTGATTTCGTCATCGAACTTCATGCAGGCGAGGAAAAATCGATCGCCGCAACCAAGACCTACACGGCCGAGTTGGCGGCCATTGCCCTGTTGAGCGTGGCGCTGGACGACGACAAACAGGCCAGGCGCGATCTGAATGACATGCCCGCCATGGTGGCGCAGGCATTGGCCCTTGCTGATGACATCGATCGCGTTGCCGAGCGTTATCGTTACATGGAAGCCTGTGTTGCCATCGGCCGCGGTTTCAACTATGCCACCGCTTTTGAGCTGGCGTTGAAGCTAAAGGAACTGACCTATACGGTGGTGGAACCCTACAGCAGCGCCGACTTCCTGCACGGGCCGCTGGCGCTGATCCATGATGGATTCCCGGTGATCACCATTGCTCCCAGCGGCAAGATGCTGCCGGAGATGAAGTTGTTCATCCAAACGGCCCAGGAAAGGCAAGCCGAGGTGTTGGTCATCAGTGACGACGTCCAGGCCCTTGAGATGGGGAGAATGCCTCTGCCCCTGCCCTCCGGTGTTCCCGAGTGGCTGTCGCCGATTACTGCCATCGTGCCCGGACAGTTGTTTGCCATGCACCTGGCCCACACCCGGGATTATGATCCCGACCGGCCCAGGGCCCTGCACAAGGTGACTGAGACGCGCTGATTTTGGGGAGCAGGTAGGCAAGTAGAGAAGGAAACAAGGAAACAAGTAGACAAGGAAACAAGGAAACAAGTAGACAAGTAGAGAAGGAAACAAGGAAACAAGGAAACAAGTAGACAAGGAAACAAGTAGACAAGTAGAGAAGGAAACAAGGAAACAGGTAGACAAGTAGAGAAGGAAACAAGGAAACAGGTAGACAAGGAAACAGGTAGACAAGGAAACAAGGAAACAGGTAGACAAGTAGACAAGTAGAGAAGGAAACAAGTAGACAGGGAGTGAGGAACATGGTGGAAAACAAACTGAAGGTGGGCGATGTTGCGCCCGGGTTCGAACTGACCAGTGATACCGGCGAGTCGGTCAGGTTGTCCGACTTTCGGGGTCAGCAGGTGATTCTGTATTTTTATCCCAAGGATGATACCAGCGGTTGCACCAGGCAGGCCTGTG contains these protein-coding regions:
- a CDS encoding ABC transporter substrate-binding protein; its protein translation is MMGSEDISGELTIESWRNDDLPIWQDSIIPAFNAHFPNVKVVFEPAAPAEYDGVLNTKLAGGTAGDLITCRPFDRSLALFDQGHLSSLNDLPGLESFSDVAKSAWITDDSSDVFCVPMASVIHGFIYNQKAFDEVGVEEPATVEGFFQVLDALKDNGNYEVLAMGTADQWEAATMGFQNIGPAYWNGEAGRLGLIEGSEKYSDPQYVAVWDQLARWQPYMPSGFQAQSYPDSQNLFTLGLAAIYPAGSWEIALFNEQADFEMGVFPPPKPEGQDTCYISDHTDIALGMNPATEYPEAAEAFLSWMTTPEFASLYSNALPGFFTLSDHAIELADPMANEFLSWRNDCQSTIRNSYQILARGEPNLENELWRVSAQVINGDISAEQAAQEIQDGLEKWYPPQQ
- a CDS encoding sugar ABC transporter permease; the protein is MQGSSDSSVGRRGFPWHIVVFLAPATIVYTMFMVYPLLDSMRLSFFATDRAGQEFFVGLQNYVTLFTDDLWQPRLWGAFWHNVVFFLIHMIVQNSIGLLLAALLTSRTVRAAGGFRTVFFLPTMLSVVIVGFIWKLILSPLWGVAEGMLSLVGLESLFKPWLGLEGPALVALALISVWQFIGIPMMLFFAALISIPDELIEASTVDGANGWQVFWRIKFPLILPVVGIVAVLTFVGNFNAFDLIYTTQGALAGPNYSTDIMGTFFYRTFFGQQLQLGNPTMGAAVATVMFLIILAGVLLYMFGYQRRVQSYEL
- a CDS encoding carbohydrate ABC transporter permease, with translation MNSHTLRSWLGKIPTYALLLGAAAVALFPIVLIIMNSFKTRKAIFRAPWLPPTAETFSTAGYETIIERSNFGLYFANSLIVALVSMFLILLTGAMAAYALSEYEFRGNRILGLYLALGIMIPIRLGTVSILRLMVSLHLVNTLFALILVYTAMGLPLAIFILTEFMRQVPRELKEAARIDGASEYRIFRIILPLVRPAIATVAVFTMIPVWNDLWFPLILAPGEKTKTVTLGAQQFLGQFVSDWNAVLSSLTLAMVPVLIIYVIFSRQLISGLTAGAVK
- a CDS encoding ROK family protein, with translation MTDTFRLIKPDTLPPLDEGFRPAALANRAFRQEVDDSGEGVPLVIGLQRSGDSLSRFETVVFPEGHPTANANLFYVERLVKFLLWSRGGWKVFVGGPESIGQHIHQVYSSQGARSFDHHFMGQKVYQKPFTVVTCAAGQVPPANEGGQALGRNLQGDRIGFDLGASDVKVSAVVDGEAIFSTEIIWEPVEQDDPGYHYDRIKTALGLARSKLTRLDAIGGSSAGVYVDNRPRVASLFRGIPDERFDEVRDMFLRFRDEFGVPLEIVNDGDVTALAGSMSLEDNGVLGIAMGSSEAAGYVNLEGNITGWLNELAFAPVDYQPDAPVDEWSGDRGVGALYFSQQCVFRLAPRVGIVLPAGEGVTKAARLKVVQACLEKGHEGALQIWQTIGTYLGYSLAHYADFYELRHVLILGRVTSGQGGCLILEGARQVLESEFPELAARIDIQLPDEKSRRVGQSIAAASLPRLQEL
- the nagA gene encoding N-acetylglucosamine-6-phosphate deacetylase, whose amino-acid sequence is MKPKPMILIQNATILTPHRQIAGGAVLIEGPRILAVGRTGQATPSSDTRVIDAGGLWLVPGFIDLQFNGGFGHDFTADPESIWSVAERLPRFGVTSFLPTIISSPLDRISLGQEVVLRQPPGDFAGAIPLGLHIEGPFLNRQKKGAHNPVYLQPPDLKVVQDWMPSTGVRLVSLAPELPGALEMIEVLASHDVLVSAAHSMASYGETMAAIDAGLRYGTHLFNAMPPLGHRAPGLPGALLTDPRPVVGLIADGIHTHPAMISLVWQILGSRRLNLVTDAMAALGMPAGKHLLGDFDVTVDQISARLADGTLAGSILSLDQALRNLIEIAGCSLSEALPTVTETPARALKIESDRGQIAAGYVADLVLLSPELEVSTTIVEGQIVYEKI
- a CDS encoding SIS domain-containing protein; amino-acid sequence: MVDLRSTNLYQEIHEQPAVLARLLQEEGQTTGALAAEIKKRDICHVIIAARGTSDNAARYAQYLLGARNSLPVGLATPSLFTIYEEPPRMGNALVLGISQSGKSPDIVSVLAEAQRQGALTATISNFAGSDLGRAADFVIELHAGEEKSIAATKTYTAELAAIALLSVALDDDKQARRDLNDMPAMVAQALALADDIDRVAERYRYMEACVAIGRGFNYATAFELALKLKELTYTVVEPYSSADFLHGPLALIHDGFPVITIAPSGKMLPEMKLFIQTAQERQAEVLVISDDVQALEMGRMPLPLPSGVPEWLSPITAIVPGQLFAMHLAHTRDYDPDRPRALHKVTETR